GCCCACTCTTGGGCTTGCATTCAAACACTGGCTTAGCTTATCAATCAGGATCTTTCCAGAGATGACACGGACTGACTTCTCAATCCTCTTAATGTAAGTGCCAGAATAATCAGTGGTATTCCAGGGGCTTTGAAAGGCTCTCCTGTTAGGTAAATTCTGCCCAaattccctcagcatttcctccCTTTAGAGCCTGTTCCTATCAACCCTCTTGGGGGTGCTGGGACCTCCCCGGAGCCAACCTTTGTGTGACTGGGGAATTCTGAGAGGGAATAGGGTAGGTTAAGGAGGCATCAGTGGATGATAGACAGATGGGGCGAAGAAAAAGTTACTAAATGTGGAGAAAGAAAGTCTTATGAATTCCCCAAGGGAAGGAACATATTTAGTCTACACTGACTTGTTTCATATCAACGTACACATTGCCCTTTCTACACTTTCTGCAAGTATAccgtgggatgtgtgtgtgtgtgtgtgtgtgtgtgtgtgtgtgtgtgtgaactccAGGTTTTTGTCCCAGGGGCCATATGTATTGGGTACCTTAGTTCCCagttagaaaaattatttattttacttgcgTAAATGCAATCACATTTCCAGGGGCTGGTCAATCCTCAGGGAGTAACAGAACCTGGTTTCCAGCTTATCCACTCCCTATTATTTTCAGTTGAGTTACTAGCGATTATTCCCTTTTACTTGTTTGTCTTGCTATGAAGCTCCTTTAAATGCTGTGCCCCCTGTGTCTTCAGCTATTGGCTTTCAGAGTGTTGTTTGACAGAGACTGAGAGTAGGAACCACTCAAGAATAAAAGTCAGGTGCCTCTGCTCAGAGAAGGGATGGAATCTTTCTCAAATTTGAGTATGAGACAGTAGAAAATTTGCTTAGTGTACACAAGCTTAGATTGCAGATACCTTTTCAAGAACGCATGAGTTGGCTTAAGCAAGGTTCATTTGTCCTTCAGAGTTAGGGTATAACTCAAATGCCAGCGCTCCCTTACTTGTTAGTTTGGGGTCCTCAAAACCTGTTTCTGTGTTTACTATATACTTAGTTTGCTGAATTGAACACTTCTTCCAATGCCCGCTCCTCCCAAAGAATCTAGTCATAGAAAGCATTAGGAGAAATGTAGACTTTACTGAATATTTCATAGAGGAGACCTCGGAGGAGGTTGACATAGCACACTGCTCAGCAAATGACTTCAATTTTTCccctagttattttattttcccaagtcCTTCTCATCCATACCAacactgctgttttttttcttttcttctttttaaattttttatagtcTTTCTCTGACAAACCTTCCTGATttcctacatttttcttttccctcctccttttttgagaaaaaatgcaaattttattccCTTCTTATGCATGGCAGTTGAGGGTCCCTTTTGCTTCTGAAGTATAAACTCTGGAGCTTTATACTTCAAGGGCAATGGTCCTTTTATACAGGTAAGGTGCTCCTTTGTAAAAGGACAGATGTCAAGGCAGGTTGGTGTAGCTAGAGAAATCTCATGGCTACCCAAGTCAGGAGAGGAGGTTTCCATTGCTCAGAAGTCTTCACCATTTGCAGGGTCATCATCATTTATCAACAACATTTTGGGGCCTTAATAACCCTCCACTGAAATGATTTCCTGAGAGACATTTGaagcagggagcagagagagatcaTGTGAGAAATGAAAGTAGCTGATCCCTGACCAAATGGCCGCATTACCATGACCACCGCACTACCATCAGCATGCTGATGGAGTGCTTGCTGAATGCACAGCCCTTCCCTACAGGAAATGAAAGCTGTCTGTTGTTGATGTATTGTCAGTCTGAACTTGAATGGAGTCAAGCCTGGTCAGATGGTTTTCCAAATACCAGGAGGCTTTTTAGATTTTGGATGATCAGTTGGACAGTCctttcttttatacattttagatcCCACAGTTCACATCCCACCGTTTACACTGAACCTCATCCCCAAATTCTGACTCTGTTGAGGTGACATGCAGCCAGATCCTAACATATCATTGGATTTACACTGGAGTGAGTTGAGGGCCTTTCCTTTGGTTGAGGGCTTCTAGAACACCACTTGGAATCTTAGTTGGCAGATCTGGGGTGAAAGATCCTGGTCTTCTGAGTTGGAAGAGATTTTGGAGAGATTCAAATCCAGCCCCTTCATTTTTTTAGTTATGGATCCAGAGTtccagggaggggaaaggagtaGCTCCAGGTTGTACAGTGAGTTAGTGGATGGGCCAGGGGATAAATCCATCCCTTCTGATACCCATGTGGGGCTTTTCCCACCATACTGCCTTGCTTCTCTGCCTTCTATTTGAAAGACATTTCactcaaaactgttttttttttttttaaaccctggaCCCGTATCTTCCcaagagacagaggagaagcataTTATTTAATACCCATTGTGGTTTCAGTCTTGgtctagagttttctttttccccaagtGTTTGGATGGATGAAGTACTGTATGGCAGAGAGTTGCTTTCTTCCTGAAGGCCAGAAGAAATGGTTCAGTCTGAACTACTATATAAGAAGATAGACAACACATTCTCAAGAGGAAAGGTGTTTGTATCCACATACTGGAATTTATCCACCTTGACTGATATGGTGCTGTTGACCTGGAGGTGCTCCAGCAAGAACTGAGAGAGATTTTGGTATATGTTCTTGGTTTGCGCTCCAGACTCACACACTGTAACCAGCGTCTGCTTTTTGACATCTTTGTTGATGAGAAGCTCCAACTTCAGGTCAACAGAATGTTCTGGGCATTTTACTAGAAATTGCAGTTGGCAAATGATGACATACCAACCTGGGAACTGGATTACCAGATTCCCATCCTGATATCTGACTCCACGGACAATACCATCTTTGTTCCAAGATAACTTGGATTTGTTTATATGCTTGGACACTGGGGAGAGAAGGACAAAAAGACAGAATTATTGGACATATTTCAGGTGCAGATTGcaaaatgtgaaatttttattcaaGGTTTCCCACTCAAGATCTGTATTTTCTATAACATTGCCTGATATTCCAACCATCTGGAATATCTTCCATATTACTCATTCTAGGTGCTGCTTAATATTCAAGGCACAGGTGCAAAACCacccctcttccttttctctaatGCTTAAAGCTGGAGGGCCAGAGCACACATGGTAATGGACCGCTACCTCGTATAGAATCATTTTCTACTTATGTGTTACCTTATAGTATTCtgttattgttataattattctatttccCTTTTCAGACCATGAGATCCTGGACTATAGTCCCCACAAGTTCtggaccattcattcattcattcattcattcaatcattcaatcAAAGCTTTATCACTAAGGGATTGCTCTTTGGTAGACATTGCATAAAGTATCCgaaatatggtatttatttagttttattcaattaataaccaaattaggCATTAAGATGTGCAGGAGAATCTGTTGATTTTCACATGAAGATGGATCCTTTAACAATTTCttgtctcaatttttaaatgtctttctctCTTCAAAAGGGCAGCCAGGCATAACTGTACAAGTGTACACTAAGGGGCTCTTCCCAGCTGGGATTTTTAGAGAAGCAGAGGATTGGCCGACCCTGTGAGCCGACATGTTCCTGTGGAAAGCCAAGTCTCTCTGAGTCCTAACAAGTGAAAATCAGCACTGATTAGTCAGGGTGCCTTTCAGAACTGGAAAGCTGGCCTTCGTTTTAATTGCTTCCATGCCTTCTCTTTAAACCTCATTGCAATTCAATTGAAGAGAGAGAACTAATCTAGCagcaaaattgaatttttaaaatgggcagaatgGCTATTCAGAGAATCTTGGCCATCCTCTCTATATCTCGGCTTTCCCAGTGTAAGTGCCTTGTATTGTTTCCTTTATAAGGGGCCTCTTACCTGAAGCAGACTGCAATATGCAAATAGGCCGTGTGCAAGCACGGTCATTAAGCTGTCAATCTGGGGACAAGgcaattttatgttttccttgtGAATAActggacagaggcagagaccaagagcctgcttctctttcatgAGGAAAAGCAGACTTGCTTTTCCTTGGCCCCAGATTTGTAGGTGACTGAATAGAGAGGGTGCTTGGGGATCAGACACAAATGCCTTCAGAGGCCAGGTTGGCAACACAAAAGAGTGAAGAAGGCTGAGAGGGGAGAGGTCTTGTggcttcctcccctttcctcctaAGGTCTtgaaattcaaattataaaaaatatgcatGCAGGCTACAGACCACATCTGCAGGTCATATTTGGCCATGGGCTTCTACTCGTGATCTCTGGCTTGGAAGCTTCAGAAGGGCCATAGGAAGTGGCCCTCATATGGCTAGAGTTTCTGGATTCAGTTACTGACCTTGGAGGTAGGCCCATGACTTCTTGAATGGAGCCTTTTCCAGTATACATGAGATGTCCTCTGAGCaattccctaaaaaaaaaaaaaaggaggccacACATTAAATGTCTTTCTCTGCTCTGGGGACTTGGAGACACCAGATCTTTTTCCATGACCCTTTGATGGAGGCAGTTAGTGTGTTCTGTTTCCATTTGGGGGCCTAAAAGGAAGcctgtttatttctaattttgcCATCAAGTACTTTAGGATTCTTTAAATTAGTTACTTCCACTTGGCTTTTATAAAAGAGTAGAAGTTGGGGGAAGAAAACCAAATATGACCTGAGCGCCCATATGTGCCAGGTGCCCTTCTTGTTCCTTTATCTACTTCACTTAATCCTTGCAGCAACTCTATGAGAATGGTATTAAGTTCCTTTTACAGGTGGAAAGAAGCCTGGGGACCAGACAGATTAAGTATATTGTCCCACATCACTCAGCCAGGCAGTGGTGCTCAGAATGATAGTACTAATAGTAATTACTGCTATCTTCCCTTTGAGAGTGCACCAGATACTAATATGTGCACTTTTACATATTTCTGCTGATCTAGTTCTCTGAATAACTGATGCCTAGATAGAGTCAATGATACGAGGTCAAGCAAGTTGGTGGTAACGTTGAGATTCACCCCCATGTCTATCTGATTCCAGGCACCAGTTTTCCTCCACAAAGCCATTCACTGGACAGTGGAGATAAATACATTCCTGTGCTCAATTTTAAGAGGATATAGGATTATAGAGATCTAAGCAGGAAGGCTGCTATCTGGAGCTTCCTTGGCAGGGGAAAAAGACAGTGTTTATGTCATTATGGTATTTacgaaataaaaatatttttaatatattcaccgGTGATGCTGGCTTAGCAGCttcttattataaaaacaattttatatgcGAAGAACCAAGTTATACATTTCCTGTAGTGACTCATGAATTCAACTTACTCTGGGTAAATTCCTTCTTCTCTTTGGATGTTGGTTTCCTATCTATAAAACTGGGAGATCTCTTTGATGATGGCATCACAGTGACCATTCAATCCATCCATCAGAGTCTAGGCAGCCATGGGCCTGTTCAGTTGAAGCAGCCACACTCTGATGTGTTTGCTCACTGGATCTCCGAGGGGTATCTGTTGGGCTTACGATATCCCCCCGTTTGCCTGTCTGCTCCAGGCCTGAGGAAATGCCTCCTGGCCTTCCTCACTTCCCCGTGGAGCCTTGAAGAGGTTGGAAGTTAAGTGAACAGTTCCCTCTGCTGTCTGAACAAGCTCACTGCTCTCAGCAACCCCTGCAGAACCAGGGGGCAGTTTTCATCCTTGTCTGCCCTCAACCCATAAAGATGCTCTGGCCCAAAGGTCTCCTTGGTGATGAGGGCTGGTAGGCCAGCTGCCATTCTTTTGATCCCATCTCTTTACCTGGCATTCTTGTCCTGCCTGTTTCAGCCACAGCCCTCACTCTTGAGGTGTTAGAATCAGTTACAACATGAGGGCTGCTTATTTTCTAATGCACTGTGAGTGCTGTTAGGAGAGTCCCCCTGGCCAGCGTCCCCTTTTTTGGGGATGTGAAAcattgaatcagaaaaaaaaaaaatgcagcgaGGCATACCTAGCCGTGTCTCTTCTCTGCTGGGAGTCCCTTTCTGACCTTACTGTGCCTGCTGGATTGGGGCCAAGATCCTCCACAGGTGTTCTTGGTCCCTACTCTTCTGTCCCTCCTGCATTCTCCAGTCTCACCTCCACCATCCCTCTTTCCCTTGTGGTCTTGATCCCGATAGTAGTAGCAATAGTGCAGACAATAATAAGAGCTGATACATACTGAGGGATGGCGATTTCCCAGGTACTCTGTGAAGCATGCTGCATCCAGTCTTTCACTTAATTCCTACAACCACCGCATGAGAAAGGTACTACAGTGATTTCTGTCTTGTACGTAAGGAAGCCGAGGCTTTAAAAGGTTAATTACTCATTCACGTTTGCACAGCTAGTCAGTGGTAGAGTGAGATTCAAACTCAGGCTGTCTGACTTGAATGCCCAGGGCCGGTTACTGATGGTTGTATTGGTGTTTGGGAGCTGTGGTGCCTCCAAACACACATGTTAATTTGCCTCACCACCTGGAATCCCCCTTGCACTGGGAAAGTTATTCCTTACTTAAAGCATGGCCTTGAAGTCATCTCTGACCTTCCTTCTGTTTGCCTATTTGCCTCCTCCATTAGACTGTGAACCCTCAGGGCAGAGACAACTATTTATATATCCCCACTGCTCAGGGCGGGAGATGCtctgtaaatgtttgttgaattgaatcaTCCAGTCTCTCCCTCTTACTTCCCTCCATGGAGGTCAGGTGGGTTCTGGTATGAATGAGGTGAATGGGGATGCTCGTCTTGCCTTTCCCCTTAGGGCTGGAATAACACTCAGCCTCATTTTCCCATAGTTCTTCAGGTTAGCTTAGATTAAAGGAGAGGACAAgactcatgccctgggccgaggccAACACATCATGCCAAGAACAGGCTCTGCTCATTGGCTGGAGGCCCCCTCACATCATGTCACTTGTGGTGGCATCTGTCAGGTGAGCTTCTGTAAACAGGTGGCTAGAGAAGTACAAGCTGGGGCTTgcctctcacacatacacattctgttttttctttcccctttggtCTTTGTATGTTTGGTTGGTTGACCTCAGCTGTAATTCTGAGAAACCCAAGGacggaaaaaaaacccaaccaacaTAACACTCATTCTGAAGCATTTGTGTTTCCTGAAGTCAAATGGCAAGGTgtactttagtttttctttaagaaaCTTTTAGATGAtttcaagcaaaaggaaaaacatggGCAACCCTCTCTGAGAATGGTGTTGCTGGAACTTCCTGAAGGAAAGGGCCTGGGAAAGGGACACTGGAGAAGCTGTGGGTGGAAGGGGGCAGTTGAATGTGGAGAGGAGCCTGGAAGAGGGCATGGTTGTTGGCCCTTCACATCTGACAGGCTGTCAGCAGGAAGGTGGTGCAGTCTGCTCGGTGGGGCCCAGACACCAAGGCTTTATGTGGAAGTTTGAAGAGGTGACGCACTCAGCTCATAACTGACATTGCCCTTGTCCCCATTTCTCAAATGAGGCAATGGTAAGACCTTCTCTAAGGACACACACAGCCCAAATATTTGACCAGTTAGTGCTATTCAAACATGCGCTGGGCTGTTTTGAGGGTCATGAGGCTCTTATCAAGAGCCAGATGGGCATTTCGCCAGCCATGTGTCATCACCCTGTGTGTCCATGATATGactttcttttttggttatgAAGACAGGAAGGAGTGATTTACAAATAGGTAGTGCTACCTGCAGCTGGAACCCTCTGATGTCCCTGGAATTTTTGAATGCTGGGAGTAGGGGAGCAAAACACCCCTGTTGCATTCATTTCCCAGATGAATTCGATgtctggggcaggaggggggtggGTCTTAGTTTGAAGAACTGACTGCTCAGGTGGCGGAAATAAGAACTGTTTGCAAGTCATGGCTGAGTTGACGGCATGGGAGTTAGAATCTGGGaatttcccctctctgggccctaGTGTCCTTAGATAGATGAAAAGCAGTGGGGATTTGATAATCTAAAGGGGCCCTTGTAGTTTATTGTAGCAGGCCGTGTAGACTCAGCTATACGTGGCCAGGCTTGCTGCAGCAGGGGGAAAGTCAGTCCCCGTTCCAACTGTCTGTCTTAGTGGGCATGTTGCTCTATCCCATCTAGGAGACTATCTTCACACATTTAGATTTCTAGACACTTGCAGTGGTAGAAGAGGACATTTTAGATCTGGGGACAATCTAAGTTATGAGCAGCCTGATTCTATGAGAATTTGCATGGTTTGTAGAAATGGAAGTTCCTTGAGAGGTTACATGGTCCAGTCTTGGTAAACATATAACACATGTGCTCCCCAGTGTTACCCTCATGGCCGACTAGCCCTAGGTCACCCCTGAATTAGCGACAGAGGTAGACTAGAGTCTGAACACCTTACCTCTTCTATGGGGGTATTCTATCTTTCAATCAACTTAAGTACTCTGAATTTTTCTAAGGACCAAGGCCTTTATATGGGCAAGATTTATAAGCCTAGACTTGGCCTCCTCTAGGATCATGAAACTTTTCTGGGCATTGTTTGGAAGACTGGAGAGGAGTATGTGCCAATGAAACCCTCTTGTCCAGTTTCACAGGAGAGCTAGGGAGAGAGAAATGTTGCTTAAGTAGTTGAATAGATCATGTTctaggggcaccggggtggctcagtcggttaagtagctgccttcagctcagatcatgtcatgatctctgggtcctgggttgggctccctgctcgggggcGGGGgttgtctgtttctccctctgcccctcccaccccactcatgctctctctctctctatctcaaataaataaaatcttaaaaaaaagaaaacagcatgtTTTAGAAATCAGCATAATGGCAACCTAAAGACTGGCTCTTGCCTTGGGATCTCAAGATGTGGGACTTGAAAGGGCCTTTGATGCCAACTTAACCAAGACCCTGTTCTATGAGTGGGGACACTGAACCCAGAGGAACTGAAGGTCTGGCCCAAGATGTCACTATAGATTAGTGGTAGAGCTGGGTCCAGAGCAAATGTCTCCTGACTCTTAGTCCAGGGCTCTGTCTTCCATTAGTCTTTCCATGGAGGAGGGAGGGTTAAATGTAGGATGAAGTGTGTTTGCAGTCGCCATACACACTGGACTAAAAACTGACGAGACAGCTGGAGGTGCTGGGAAAAGAGCACTAATGAGCCTTCTGGCTTCCTCTTGCAGAAGAATGCCAGCAGGTGACTTCAGGACCATGTGCCGAACCCTGCCAAGTCATAAGTCATACACCTTGATTAGGCTTCCATCAAGATGCAACAATGCCCAAGGTGGCAAAACAAACCACACCAACCATTCTGGCCAGATGGTATGTGGTAAGAGTGCCAGGTACCTTCCAGGTTGGTATTAGGACAAGACAGACacaatatatcttttaaaaaagagcaccTGGGCTCTGGTCAAGGCTTTTAGCTGTCACTTCTCCTTACTGACCCCCAGTTAGTGCATACCTATACATTCACATGATAATAATCAACCCAAATGAATGGTTGTTGCAAAGATGCAATGGATGTAAAGTAGCCAATATAGCATGTGGCTTAGAGGAGATATTCAGGAAATAGTATCCCCCTCCTCCCCTACTCCCATTTTCCATCTTATAGTAGACAGCTTAGCCATGCCACCTAGCAGAGCCAGCTGGCTGAAGAAATGCTCAGAAAAGCAAAGTTCAGGGCATTGTCTGATAGATTGAAGTTTCTCAACTATGTGCATGAATGTTTGAGGCCACCTGATGGCTTCCGGAAGTGTGTGTAGAATGCTCCTTCCaactgttgaaaatattttaagccaTTCAAGAAGCAGAGGAATTATCTTAATGATGGTATCTACCAAGGTCCTGGCAATCCCTTCCTCTGGTGGAATATCCAGGAGAGTCCCAACAGTGACATCTAGGGGACAGTCGCTCCATTATCAGTAGAATTGGGAATTAAAGTGAATCCTCAACCTAAGGGTCATTTGAGCTGTCTTCAACTTGACCATTCCCTCGATGCCACAAAGCCAACTAGTGGTGGAAGGACTCCAAGATGGGTTATTTGTTAAACAAAGGACAACAAGGTGACTCTGGATTTACAAACAGCACTTGGGGAAAATACTCATCCCCGTGTGCTCAGTGTTAAGCACATAGAACATGACCAGTAGGTACAAATTGAGGTCAAGCTGGAATTCACTTGAATTTCTTGACAGCTTTTTTAGAATGTTGGAGTCTTCTCAATCCTGAGCTGTTGCAGTATGTAAGATAAACCTATCTGACGATCTGACTTTTTGGAATTCACTTAATCTAAATGCAGGTGGAATTGATATTATCGGGGATAGTTAAGAAgcatataaagtatataattcaaaaGGCAAAGTGAATCTGATTTTACATGGTAAAAGCTGctaacattttaagtattttttttttaaacctcctaGCTATTCTAGATGCTGAGGTATGATACACACTTAGGAAGTCAGGCTTAGGATCAAACAAGCTTGGGTTCACGTTCTATCTCTGCAACTTCACTGAGTTGTGTGGCTTTGCGTAAGTCACCCAGCCTCTTTGAATCCTCCCCAAAGTGAGGATAGTAACAATCTTCCTTGAAGAATTTCTGGAAGGTCAGATGGGATAATACCTAGCAACCAGCTTGGTGCCCAG
This sequence is a window from Canis aureus isolate CA01 chromosome 10, VMU_Caureus_v.1.0, whole genome shotgun sequence. Protein-coding genes within it:
- the TNFSF8 gene encoding tumor necrosis factor ligand superfamily member 8, translating into MDPGLQQALNRMAPSQDTAMHVPAGSVASHLGTTSRGYFYFTTTALALCLIFAVATIMMLVVQKTDSIPNPPGKFPLKGGNCSEDISCILEKAPFKKSWAYLQVSKHINKSKLSWNKDGIVRGVRYQDGNLVIQFPGWYVIICQLQFLVKCPEHSVDLKLELLINKDVKKQTLVTVCESGAQTKNIYQNLSQFLLEHLQVNSTISVKVDKFQYVDTNTFPLENVLSIFLYSSSD